In a single window of the Biomphalaria glabrata chromosome 5, xgBioGlab47.1, whole genome shotgun sequence genome:
- the LOC106060583 gene encoding coiled-coil domain-containing protein 78-like → MKLQVLGRIRPMYRGEGVALHRENDTKIAARAGGPFFGFLELHSEKSTTYDVFKTSVLSLVDVFVNGCNTGLLIAGETGSGKSFTMAGEGDFKAGLVPLIFDQLFSILAKENYRADVESKRIQSRVSLQMFEVYNEVIRDLLILPIGSRPTVDIQENAIQGVHLQNITELSLNDSTQAKAQFIQGWGRRTELSSDSGLASHNSAIFCQVLLERIYGNGKHPIKSRFTIVELPGLENLGEDTGYSALWQGSQANKSLITLSQVVSSLAGNPSPDRVINYNNSKLTRLLQEELGGNCNTRALVCLKPFSKPDTVGLIVQFCQKLSQVTTFPIVNDSSAQSLLTQERAKLLILRQQTSLGSVMSSVPPYGPDMVSDIRRLQTENLVLKDQNERLQLRLDQLSNKFGHVASTKTDLSQQLLLSEEEKLKVSQSLVEMQIENNKIKEETEATNFELTNKIIMLENQLLEAQNASDRHKRAAKAAKEQLKELETDRKDLADEYVVLKTNYLALTNEHKRECSRNENLAIELLNLVNSKAALMRQVLILTNADPAHADDPNAEIARIRAIIHQNSSGKIKADEILGTQRDREVIEDRLFASQRKFESEINRLKVDYGDEHKKYENRMNALMKELADTRVLARERQHKISELNAKLITLRGEKEAVETQTNRLQHKVKDLGEDFRARLVKYVEDIAEYVDKGSGVPGQQHEKKMRDYVDNMLKDIRRSHREREDQLSQAAQTFKKRLQNTVHSYEQVLIAYRNLRQTCEARGFDRADLGPDEYELKLGDTEIQSSHLKELDKAKTELNRAKNELDAVKLRYGLFGDDKKENLGDLNSISARSDLWAALRKQLREFTLNTQQQLEQERARLLSENQVLSQQLKESQEYIDSHLVRYKQEILRLRKMLGMSETEASILTDRLAKIRKK, encoded by the exons ATGAAGTTACAAGTTTTAGGTCGCATACGTCCTATGTACAGAGGTGAAGGAGTTGCCTTGCATCGAGAGAATGACACAAAAATAGCTGCACGAGCTGGAGGACCTTTTTTTGg GTTTTTGGAGCTTCACAGTGAAAAAAGTACCACATATgatgtttttaaaacttcagTATTGTCCTTGGTGGATGTCTTTGTTAATGGATGCAATACGGGTCTACTGATTGCAGGGGAAACTGGCTCTGGAAAGTCTTTCACTATGGCTGGAGAAGGAGATTTTAAAGCCGGCTTAGTTCCCCTAATCTTTGATCAGCTCTTTTCAATATTAGCAAAAg AAAATTATAGAGCTGATGTAGAAAGTAAAAGGATCCAGTCGAGAGTAAGTCTACAAATGTTTGAAGTTTACAATGAAGTAATTAGAGACCTTTTGATATTGCCGATTGGATCACGTCCAACTGTCGACATTCAAGAAAATGCTATTCAGGGGGTACATTTACAG AATATTACGGAGCTCTCTTTAAATGATAGCACTCAGGCTAAAGCCCAGTTCATACAAGGCTGGGGCAGACGTACAGAACTATCAAGTGACTCAGGCCTGGCATCTCACAATTCAGCCATTTTCTGTCAAGTCCTGCTAGAAAGA ATTTATGGAAATGGAAAGCATCCAATCAAATCAAGATTTACGATTGTTGAACTTCCTGGCCTAGAAAACCTCGGGGAAGACACCGGATACAGTGCTCTGTGGCAAGGGAGTCAAGCCAACAAAAGTCTGATCACTCTTTCACAAGTGGTTAGCTCCCTCGCCGGCAACCCAAGTCCTGACAGAGTCATCAACTATAA CAACTCCAAACTCACACGACTTTTACAAGAAGAGCTTGGAGGCAACTGCAACACTCGAGCTCTTGTTTGCTTGAAACCCTTCTCCAAGCCAGACACAGTCGGTTTGATTGTCCAGTTCTGTCAGAAGTTATCGCAAGTCACAACATTTCCCATCGTCAATGACAGTTCAGCTCAG AGTTTATTGACACAAGAACGAGCCAAACTTCTCATTCTAAGACAACAGACAAGTCTTGGTTCTGTCATGTCATCTGTACCGCCCTACGGACCTGACATGGTCTCTGACATTCGCAGACTTCAAACTGAAAAT tTAGTACTTAAAGATCAGAATGAGAGGCTCCAATTACGACTGGACCAACTCAGCAATAAGTTtggtcatgttgccagcactaAGACTGACCTTTCTCAACAACTTCTGCTCAgcgaagaagaaaaattaaag GTGTCACAATCCCTTGTAGAGATGCAGATTGAGAATAATAAAATCAAAGAAGAAACTGAGGCCACAAACTTTGAACTCACAAATAAG ATTATTATGCTAGAGAATCAACTGTTGGAGGCTCAAAATGCATCAGACAGACACAAGAGAGCAGCCAAAGCTGCCAAGGAGCAGTTGAAGGAACTGGAGACAGACAGGAAAGATTTAGCTGATGAGTATGTTGTGTTGAAGACCAATTACCTGGCTTTGACCAATGAGCATAAGAgagag TGCTCAAGAAATGAAAATTTGGCAATAGAGCTGTTGAATCTGGTCAACAGTAAAGCAGCTCTCATGAGACAGGTTCTGATTCTCACAAATGCTGACCCAGCCCATGCTGATGATCCAAATGCAGAGATTGCTCGTATCAGGGCCATCATACACCAGAACTCTTCTGGAAAAATCAAA GCAGATGAAATCCTAGGTacgcagagagacagagaggttATTGAAGACAGG cTGTTTGCCAGCCAGAGAAAGTTTGAGTCAGAGATTAATAGGTTAAAAGTTGACTATGGAGATGAGCACAAGAAATATGAAAACAGGAT GAATGCTCTGATGAAAGAACTGGCTGATACCAGAGTCTTGGCCAGAGAAAGACAACACAAAATTTCTGAGTTAAATGCT AAACTAATCACATTAAGGGGAGAGAAGGAGGCAGTTGAGACTCAGACCAACCGTCTGCAACACAAGGTCAAGGACCTTGGTGAAGACTTCAGAGCTCGACTAGTTAAATATGTTGAGGACATCGca GAATATGTGGACAAAGGGAGTGGTGTTCCAGGTCAACAACATGAGAAAAAGATGAGAGATTATGTGGATAACATGTTGAAGGACATCCGAAGGTCACATAGAGAGCGAGAAGACCAGCTTAGTCAAGCAGCTCAGACATTCAAGAAGCGCTTGCAGAATACAGTACACAGTTATGAGCAGGTGCTAATAGCCTACAG AAATCTGCGACAGACTTGTGAAGCAAGAGGCTTTGACAGAGCTGATCTTGGTCCGGATGAGTACGAGCTGAAGCTAGGAGACACAGAGATCCAGTCTTCTCATCTTAAGGAGCTGGATAAAGCTAAGACAGAACTAAACAGAGCCAAGAATGAACTAGATGCTGTCAAACTTCGA TATGGTTTGTTTGGGGATgacaagaaagaaaacttagGAGACTTAAA TTCCATCTCAGCAAGATCAGACCTATGGGCAGCACTAAGGAAACAACTTCGGGAGTTTACTCTAAACACACAACAACAGCTTGAGCAGGAGAGGGCGCGACTGTTGAGTGAAAATCAAGTTTTATCGCAACAGCTGAAAGAGAGTCAGGAATATATTGACAGCCATCTTGTTCG GTACAAGCAAGAAATTCTTCGACTGCGTAAAATGCTTGGAATGTCTGAGACAGAAGCCAGCATACTAACTGACCGGCTtgctaaaattagaaaaaaataa